A section of the Scleropages formosus chromosome 16, fSclFor1.1, whole genome shotgun sequence genome encodes:
- the borcs7 gene encoding BLOC-1-related complex subunit 7, whose translation MAVPEAQARFGQSVKGLLSEKVGSCSGDVIALTRQVLKGSRSQELLGQAARNMVLQEDAILHSEDSLRKMSIITTHLQYQQEAIQKNVEHSRNLQDQLRHSLK comes from the exons ATGGCCGTTCCGGAAGCACAGGCGCGTTTCGGCCAGTCCGTTAAAGGGCTGTTATCGGAGAAAGTGGGCTCCTGCAGCGGGGACGTGATCGCGCTCACCCGGCAGGTCCTCAAAGGCTCGCGCAGCCAGGAG ctcctgggccagGCTGCTCGGAACATGGTGCTTCAGGAAGATGCCATCCTGCATTCGGAGGAT AgtttgagaaaaatgtcaattaTCACAACACACCTACAGTATCA GCAAGAAGCTATACAGAAAAA tgtggAGCACTCTAGAAATCTTCAAGACCAGCTGAGGCACTCCTTGAAGTAA
- the as3mt gene encoding arsenite methyltransferase isoform X2, protein MAVSCPTKECMPESEIYEDVKDYYGRVLKSTSDLKSNACLTPATPVAPAVRRVLEEVHPEVTRRYYGCGMVVPECLEGCRVLDLGCGAGRDCYMLSQLVGDRGLVTGIDMTEEQLDVARKYVGYHTKKFGYKKPNTEFVQGYIEALQEAGLKGSFYDIIISNCVVNLSPNKKHVLKEAHHVLKDGGELYFSDIYCSHRLPAEIRTHKVLWGECLGGALWWEDLLRLAEEVGFCTPRLVAASTVTVGNKELQSLLRDYKFVSATFRLFKIPRNVSNESCRVIYDGNVTGHEDFLKFDAYHTFRKNEVVTVDGELASILKMSRFAEEFTFQDHAENKTGSCCVMPKAVSWNPFELELPQGGSADASAGGCCGAQPSCCP, encoded by the exons ATGGCTGTAAG CTGCCCTACCAAAGAATGTATGCCGGAGTCAGAAATTTATGAAGATGTGAAG GACTATTATGGAAGGGTGCTGAAGAGCACCTCTGACCTAAAGAGCAATGCTTGCCTGACTCCGGCCACACCGGTGGCACCCGCTGTCCGCAGAGTCCTGGAGGAAGTGCACCCTGAAGTCACCCGCAG GTACTATGGATGTGGGATGGTGGTCCCAGAATGCCTGGAGGGCTGCAGAGTGCTGGATCTGGGATGTGGAGCTGGAAGGGACTGCTACATGCTGAGCCAACTCGTGGGTGACAGGGGTCTTGTTACAGGCATCGACATGACAGAGGAGCAG CTGGATGTGGCCAGAAAATATGTTGGTTACCATACTAAGAAGTTTGGTTACAAGAAACCAAATACTGAATTTGTTCAAGGATACATTGAGGCTCTGCAGGAGGCAGGACTGAAGGGAAGCTTCTATGATATTATAAT ATCAAACTGTGTGGTGAATTTGTCTCCAAACAAGAAGCATGTTCTAAAGGAGGCTCATCATGTGCTGAAG gatGGTGGGGAGCTGTATTTCAGTGATATTTACTGCAGCCACAGGCTTCCGGCAGAGATCAGGACTCACAAAGTCTTGTGGG GTGAGTGTCTCGGGGGCGCTCTGTGGTGGGAGGACCTGCTGCGACTGGCTGAAGAAGTGGGATTCTGCACCCCAAGACTGGTTGCTGCCAGCACTGTCACCGTTGGGAACAAGGAGTTGCAGAGCCTTCTCC GAGACTACAAATTTGTTTCAGCAACGTTCCGTCTCTTCAAGATCCCAAGAAACGTATCCAACGAGAGCTGTCGGGTTATATATGATGGGAATGTTACCGGACATGAGGACTTCCTCAAGTTTGATGCCTACCATACATTTAGg AAAAATGAGGTGGTGACTGTAGATGGAGAGCTGGCCAGCATCCTGAAGATGTCCCGGTTTGCTGAGGAGTTCACATTCCAGGACCATGCAGAGAATAAAACAGGATCCTGTTGTGTGATGCCCAAG GCGGTGAGCTGGAACCCCTTTGAGCTGGAGCTCCCGCAGGGTGGCAGTGCGGACGCGTCCGCTGGGGGATGCTGTGGAGCACAGCCATCGTGTTGCCCCTGA
- the as3mt gene encoding arsenite methyltransferase isoform X1: MYCSCFSCPTKECMPESEIYEDVKDYYGRVLKSTSDLKSNACLTPATPVAPAVRRVLEEVHPEVTRRYYGCGMVVPECLEGCRVLDLGCGAGRDCYMLSQLVGDRGLVTGIDMTEEQLDVARKYVGYHTKKFGYKKPNTEFVQGYIEALQEAGLKGSFYDIIISNCVVNLSPNKKHVLKEAHHVLKDGGELYFSDIYCSHRLPAEIRTHKVLWGECLGGALWWEDLLRLAEEVGFCTPRLVAASTVTVGNKELQSLLRDYKFVSATFRLFKIPRNVSNESCRVIYDGNVTGHEDFLKFDAYHTFRKNEVVTVDGELASILKMSRFAEEFTFQDHAENKTGSCCVMPKAVSWNPFELELPQGGSADASAGGCCGAQPSCCP, translated from the exons ATGTACTGTTCCTGTTTCAGCTGCCCTACCAAAGAATGTATGCCGGAGTCAGAAATTTATGAAGATGTGAAG GACTATTATGGAAGGGTGCTGAAGAGCACCTCTGACCTAAAGAGCAATGCTTGCCTGACTCCGGCCACACCGGTGGCACCCGCTGTCCGCAGAGTCCTGGAGGAAGTGCACCCTGAAGTCACCCGCAG GTACTATGGATGTGGGATGGTGGTCCCAGAATGCCTGGAGGGCTGCAGAGTGCTGGATCTGGGATGTGGAGCTGGAAGGGACTGCTACATGCTGAGCCAACTCGTGGGTGACAGGGGTCTTGTTACAGGCATCGACATGACAGAGGAGCAG CTGGATGTGGCCAGAAAATATGTTGGTTACCATACTAAGAAGTTTGGTTACAAGAAACCAAATACTGAATTTGTTCAAGGATACATTGAGGCTCTGCAGGAGGCAGGACTGAAGGGAAGCTTCTATGATATTATAAT ATCAAACTGTGTGGTGAATTTGTCTCCAAACAAGAAGCATGTTCTAAAGGAGGCTCATCATGTGCTGAAG gatGGTGGGGAGCTGTATTTCAGTGATATTTACTGCAGCCACAGGCTTCCGGCAGAGATCAGGACTCACAAAGTCTTGTGGG GTGAGTGTCTCGGGGGCGCTCTGTGGTGGGAGGACCTGCTGCGACTGGCTGAAGAAGTGGGATTCTGCACCCCAAGACTGGTTGCTGCCAGCACTGTCACCGTTGGGAACAAGGAGTTGCAGAGCCTTCTCC GAGACTACAAATTTGTTTCAGCAACGTTCCGTCTCTTCAAGATCCCAAGAAACGTATCCAACGAGAGCTGTCGGGTTATATATGATGGGAATGTTACCGGACATGAGGACTTCCTCAAGTTTGATGCCTACCATACATTTAGg AAAAATGAGGTGGTGACTGTAGATGGAGAGCTGGCCAGCATCCTGAAGATGTCCCGGTTTGCTGAGGAGTTCACATTCCAGGACCATGCAGAGAATAAAACAGGATCCTGTTGTGTGATGCCCAAG GCGGTGAGCTGGAACCCCTTTGAGCTGGAGCTCCCGCAGGGTGGCAGTGCGGACGCGTCCGCTGGGGGATGCTGTGGAGCACAGCCATCGTGTTGCCCCTGA